From a region of the Candidatus Omnitrophota bacterium genome:
- a CDS encoding VWA domain-containing protein has protein sequence MFIFRDAWVFLFCLLVPLFLLIVRMRQRGASFVFPSQELVRDLAPTVRIRIRHTPVLLRVLALLLFIAALARPQSVLEDVKTVSEGVDIVLTLDTSTSMLAEDFRMGGKRVNRYEVVRDVVKEFIKKRKTDRIAMIAFAARAYTVCPLTTDYAWLYENLDRVKVGMIEDATAIGSAITSSLNRLRSSKTKSKIVILLTDGVNNAGSISPLVAAEAAKALKVKVYTIGVGTKGLVPYPFKDLYGRTVYKNIPIEIDEASLKRIAEITGGKYYRAQDTEALMRIYDEIDRLEKSHIEHFGYREYTELFPYFLIPGLIILALEILLANTLFLKVP, from the coding sequence ATGTTCATCTTCAGGGACGCGTGGGTCTTTTTGTTCTGTCTCCTGGTGCCGCTCTTCCTGCTCATAGTGCGGATGAGGCAAAGGGGCGCAAGTTTCGTATTCCCTTCGCAGGAGCTCGTCCGGGACCTTGCGCCGACCGTGCGTATCCGCATAAGACATACGCCTGTCCTGCTGCGTGTCTTAGCGCTCCTTTTATTCATAGCGGCGCTCGCCAGACCCCAGTCGGTGCTGGAAGACGTGAAGACCGTATCGGAAGGCGTCGACATAGTCCTTACGCTCGACACCTCTACGAGCATGCTGGCCGAGGATTTCAGGATGGGCGGCAAGCGCGTCAACCGATATGAAGTGGTCCGGGACGTGGTGAAGGAGTTCATAAAGAAGCGCAAGACGGACAGGATCGCGATGATCGCATTCGCGGCCCGCGCCTACACCGTCTGCCCGCTCACCACCGATTACGCCTGGCTTTACGAGAACCTGGACCGGGTCAAGGTCGGCATGATAGAGGATGCCACCGCCATAGGGTCTGCGATAACATCCTCCCTGAACAGGTTAAGGTCCAGTAAGACCAAGAGCAAGATCGTCATCCTCCTGACGGACGGGGTCAATAACGCCGGGAGCATATCCCCGCTTGTGGCGGCAGAAGCCGCGAAGGCGCTCAAGGTGAAAGTATATACGATCGGCGTCGGTACCAAGGGGCTGGTGCCCTATCCGTTCAAGGATCTTTACGGCAGGACGGTTTATAAAAATATCCCGATAGAGATAGACGAGGCGTCGCTTAAGAGGATAGCGGAGATAACGGGAGGGAAGTACTACCGCGCCCAGGACACGGAAGCTCTCATGCGCATTTATGACGAGATAGACCGGTTGGAAAAATCGCACATCGAGCATTTCGGCTACAGGGAGTATACGGAGCTCTTCCCGTACTTCCTCATCCCCGGGCTCATCATCCTGGCGCTCGAGATACTGCTCGCTAATACCTTATTTTTAAAGGTGCCGTAA
- a CDS encoding tetratricopeptide repeat protein, with translation MKRGPAIFLSAALIGIYAVPAHASARDDVRRGNLLYNNKEYKEAARKYEDALSEEGLSGMAHFNLADAHYQEKKFKSAIDNFNKAIASGQESLIARADYNIGNSLYRLGDAIKAKDAEKAKDYFESALRFYKRAMELDPSDRDAKFNYEFVQRHMTGFEMLPSEEKQDKEKEKEQEKQKNDNKDKQEDSRGGGSSKDDRSGGQDEGEGKEDKDQTAAEKQNTSGEERASRAEAKDSGAQKDGQSGSSPEEKKDESGQAPKEEKPQDKGGEKDKEEGGSGEGEKKEAEQAKKEQGEEGEDKGNPRPSDGEDAKESGEKEGGGLESYASPQRDEEREMSEEEAKMLIEGYRGEEVTGKVIKMRKKQVDLPEPSKNW, from the coding sequence ATGAAGAGAGGCCCCGCGATATTCCTGTCGGCCGCCCTTATCGGGATATATGCCGTCCCCGCGCATGCCTCGGCCAGGGACGATGTCAGGAGGGGGAATTTGTTGTATAATAATAAAGAGTATAAAGAGGCGGCCAGAAAATATGAAGACGCGCTTTCAGAAGAAGGCCTATCCGGGATGGCCCATTTCAACCTGGCCGACGCGCATTATCAGGAAAAGAAGTTCAAATCGGCCATAGACAATTTCAATAAGGCGATAGCATCGGGACAGGAGAGCCTCATAGCCAGGGCCGACTATAATATAGGCAACTCTCTTTACCGTCTCGGCGATGCCATTAAGGCCAAAGACGCCGAGAAGGCGAAGGACTATTTCGAATCCGCCCTCAGGTTCTATAAACGGGCGATGGAGCTGGACCCTTCTGACAGGGATGCCAAGTTCAACTACGAGTTCGTCCAGCGCCATATGACAGGTTTCGAGATGCTGCCGAGCGAGGAGAAGCAGGATAAAGAAAAGGAAAAGGAGCAGGAGAAGCAGAAGAACGATAATAAGGATAAGCAGGAGGATTCCCGGGGCGGCGGTTCTTCGAAGGACGATAGATCGGGCGGCCAGGATGAGGGCGAAGGGAAAGAGGATAAGGACCAGACCGCCGCTGAAAAGCAGAATACCTCCGGCGAAGAGCGGGCTTCACGCGCCGAGGCGAAGGATAGCGGCGCGCAGAAAGATGGGCAATCCGGTTCAAGCCCTGAAGAGAAGAAAGACGAATCGGGCCAGGCGCCGAAGGAAGAGAAACCTCAAGATAAGGGCGGGGAGAAGGATAAGGAAGAGGGCGGATCCGGCGAGGGTGAAAAGAAGGAGGCCGAGCAGGCGAAGAAAGAGCAGGGCGAGGAGGGAGAAGATAAGGGGAACCCCCGGCCCTCCGACGGAGAAGATGCAAAAGAGAGCGGAGAGAAGGAGGGTGGAGGGCTTGAGTCATACGCGTCTCCCCAGCGCGACGAAGAGAGGGAGATGAGCGAGGAAGAGGCGAAGATGCTCATCGAAGGGTACAGGGGGGAAGAGGTCACGGGCAAGGTCATCAAGATGAGGAAGAAGCAGGTGGACCTTCCCGAACCGTCGAAGAACTGGTAG
- a CDS encoding response regulator — translation MQTNKPICKILTVDDEMGIDSFFYEFFTLRGYKVLNASNGKEAVEIVRREHPRIVLLDIQMRGIDGIETLKRIREIDKDAMIIMVTGVKDDEVMAKAKELGADDYITKPLSLQYLENVVLLKFLSLQIKDMGKE, via the coding sequence ATGCAAACCAATAAACCTATCTGCAAGATCCTGACGGTAGATGACGAGATGGGGATCGACTCGTTCTTCTACGAGTTCTTCACCCTCCGCGGCTATAAGGTCCTGAACGCATCGAACGGCAAGGAGGCCGTCGAGATAGTCAGGAGGGAGCACCCGCGCATCGTGCTCCTCGACATCCAGATGCGGGGCATCGACGGCATAGAGACGCTGAAACGCATCCGGGAGATAGACAAGGATGCGATGATAATCATGGTGACAGGCGTCAAGGACGACGAGGTTATGGCAAAGGCAAAAGAGCTCGGGGCGGATGATTATATAACGAAGCCGCTGAGCTTGCAGTACCTTGAGAACGTCGTCCTTTTGAAGTTCCTGAGTCTTCAGATAAAAGATATGGGGAAGGAATAA
- a CDS encoding DUF58 domain-containing protein: MLPKEILRKVRRIQITTSRLVTDMLAGQYESVFKGRGIEFDEVREYQPGDEIRSIDWNVTARMGHPYIKKYVEERQLTVMILLDASASSYFGTAKRLKSELAAEISAVLAFAAVNNNDRVGLIIFTDRIEKFIPPRKGLQHVLLVIREALYFKPKGKGTDLEGALRYLNNVTKRRAVTFVISDFFAKDFKRPLAIANKKHDVVAVTITDPREMELPKAGIVELTDAESGKEFLVDTSNNRLRDRYAARCKAMVEERAKLFGSVNVDHIDIWTNRPYLSEFVRFFKERERRV, translated from the coding sequence ATGCTGCCCAAAGAGATCCTGAGAAAAGTACGCCGCATCCAGATAACGACGTCGCGGCTCGTGACCGATATGCTCGCAGGGCAGTATGAGAGCGTATTTAAAGGCCGCGGCATCGAGTTCGACGAGGTGCGCGAATACCAGCCGGGGGACGAGATCCGCTCTATAGATTGGAACGTCACCGCCAGGATGGGCCACCCGTACATAAAGAAGTACGTGGAAGAACGCCAGCTGACCGTGATGATCCTCCTCGACGCGTCCGCTTCCTCCTACTTCGGCACGGCCAAGCGGCTTAAGAGCGAGTTGGCCGCCGAGATATCGGCCGTGCTCGCATTCGCGGCGGTGAACAATAATGACCGCGTCGGTCTTATAATATTTACCGACAGGATAGAGAAGTTCATACCGCCGCGCAAAGGGCTCCAGCATGTCCTCCTGGTCATACGGGAGGCGTTATATTTCAAACCGAAGGGGAAGGGGACGGACCTGGAGGGCGCGCTCCGGTATCTCAATAACGTCACCAAGAGGCGCGCCGTGACGTTCGTGATATCGGATTTCTTCGCGAAAGATTTCAAACGGCCGCTTGCCATCGCGAACAAAAAGCACGACGTAGTAGCAGTGACGATCACCGATCCCAGGGAGATGGAGCTTCCGAAGGCCGGTATCGTCGAGTTGACGGACGCGGAGAGCGGGAAGGAGTTCCTGGTAGACACGTCCAATAACCGCCTGCGGGACAGGTACGCGGCCCGGTGCAAGGCGATGGTGGAAGAGCGCGCGAAACTATTCGGGTCGGTCAATGTCGATCACATAGATATATGGACGAACAGGCCGTACCTGAGCGAGTTCGTACGGTTCTTTAAGGAGCGGGAGCGGCGCGTATGA
- a CDS encoding VWA domain-containing protein, translated as MNYANPNFQMVFAALSVLLLFYVWTVRRRKALTERFADKNLIAGIAPSISPLRRAVKVALLVAAAALGLLALARPQWGFEWEEVKRAGLDILIAQDVSRSMLARDMKPNRLERSKFAIKDLVKRLNGDRIGLIAFAGTSFLQCPLTIDYNGFLLSLEDLNTDTIPRGGTSIESAIDEAMRTFTGTDKKYKVLLIITDGEELEGDAKSKALAAAEAGIKIYCVGVGTAEGDIIPDLDGSGERGYLEDRSGNVVKTRLNEDILKAIAISTGGSYVRATASEFGVTLLYDKSISRLEKRDIDSKMEKRYEERFQVFIAFALLFLFLEPMISERRKVAR; from the coding sequence ATGAATTACGCAAACCCGAATTTTCAGATGGTCTTCGCCGCGCTAAGCGTGCTCCTGCTATTTTACGTCTGGACGGTGCGCCGGCGGAAGGCGCTGACGGAACGGTTCGCCGATAAAAATCTGATAGCAGGCATCGCGCCGTCTATAAGCCCGTTACGGAGGGCTGTTAAAGTGGCGCTACTGGTGGCGGCCGCTGCGCTGGGACTCCTGGCCCTTGCAAGGCCGCAGTGGGGATTCGAGTGGGAAGAGGTCAAGCGGGCGGGCCTGGATATATTGATAGCGCAGGACGTCTCCAGGAGCATGCTCGCGCGGGATATGAAGCCCAACCGGCTCGAGCGCTCCAAGTTCGCCATAAAGGACCTGGTCAAACGCCTGAACGGCGACCGTATAGGGCTCATTGCGTTCGCCGGGACGTCATTTCTTCAATGCCCTCTCACCATCGATTATAACGGTTTCCTGCTCTCTCTCGAAGACCTCAATACCGATACGATACCGCGCGGGGGCACGTCCATAGAGAGCGCCATCGACGAGGCGATGCGTACGTTCACCGGGACCGACAAGAAGTATAAGGTGCTCCTGATCATAACGGACGGCGAAGAGCTCGAAGGCGATGCCAAGTCGAAGGCGCTCGCGGCGGCGGAGGCGGGGATAAAGATATACTGTGTCGGTGTCGGCACGGCCGAGGGGGATATCATACCGGACCTGGACGGTTCCGGAGAGCGCGGGTACCTGGAAGACAGGAGCGGTAACGTGGTGAAGACCCGCCTGAACGAGGATATACTCAAGGCGATCGCGATATCCACGGGCGGGAGTTACGTGCGGGCGACAGCATCCGAATTCGGCGTGACGCTCCTGTACGACAAGAGCATATCGAGACTGGAGAAGCGCGATATAGATTCCAAGATGGAGAAGCGGTATGAGGAGCGTTTCCAGGTATTCATCGCTTTCGCCCTCCTCTTCCTTTTCCTGGAGCCGATGATATCCGAAAGGCGGAAGGTGGCGCGATGA
- a CDS encoding BatD family protein, whose amino-acid sequence MNRYRRIIMATGMAIALLAAFTPAYARDIKFEASIDNKDMVLGERGQLGLTFYETNSIPAPDIGNIDGFEVRYLGPSTMVTVINGKMSSSITHMYSLVPLKIGKFELGPFSFKYKGDTYTSNVIIAEVKEEKAVKEERAGPEEGAEEKIPDVSDRLFMVLNVGSAHAYVNELIPATVKLYVNRMNVSDIQLPVFAQEGFSKIEFREPKQYKEEMGGVVYEVLEFKTQIFGTRPGEYRLGPATIKCNLVVRKKVKRPSQRNDFFRDEFFDEPVLDDFFMRYERYPLELKSQDFPIIISPLPAEGRPASFSGAVGDYQFIFNASPTRLKAGDPITLKMEINGTGNFNTVLMPALSGTDGFKVYEPQVRTGDRQKVFTQVLIPESDNVKATPKAVFSYFDTATRAYKTISQGPIPLTVERPKEETPAQVVGPRETGESKRDPSLPQEEAKRDIIYIKDSLGRVAATGGSVHRKKYLIAIPPVSLLFLLAFYLFSARRYRLERDIGYVRRTAAYKATRRHFRELRKHLRANDPKKFYETLFILLQDYFGGRLNMPSAGITLNTIEPLLEAYEPDPATRVKIKALFEICDEARFAFAKPDDLRMRGDMRDAENIIRYLERTKG is encoded by the coding sequence ATGAATAGATACCGTAGGATCATAATGGCGACAGGCATGGCCATCGCCCTGCTCGCGGCATTTACGCCAGCATACGCCAGGGATATAAAATTCGAGGCGAGCATCGATAACAAGGATATGGTATTGGGCGAACGGGGACAGCTCGGCCTCACATTTTATGAGACCAACAGCATACCTGCGCCTGACATCGGTAATATAGACGGCTTCGAGGTCCGGTATCTCGGGCCATCCACCATGGTCACGGTCATAAACGGTAAGATGTCGAGCTCCATTACGCACATGTACTCTCTCGTCCCCCTGAAGATAGGAAAGTTCGAACTGGGTCCGTTCTCTTTCAAGTACAAAGGCGATACCTACACATCCAATGTCATAATCGCCGAAGTGAAAGAGGAAAAGGCGGTGAAGGAGGAGAGGGCCGGGCCCGAAGAAGGTGCAGAGGAAAAGATACCGGACGTCAGCGACCGGCTTTTCATGGTCCTGAACGTCGGCTCGGCCCATGCTTATGTCAACGAGCTGATCCCCGCCACGGTGAAACTGTATGTGAACCGCATGAACGTAAGCGACATACAGCTCCCCGTCTTTGCCCAGGAGGGCTTTTCAAAGATAGAGTTCCGCGAGCCGAAGCAGTATAAAGAGGAGATGGGGGGCGTAGTCTACGAGGTCCTCGAATTCAAGACGCAGATATTCGGCACCAGGCCCGGGGAATACCGCCTGGGCCCGGCCACGATAAAGTGTAACCTCGTTGTCCGGAAAAAGGTGAAACGGCCTTCCCAGCGGAACGATTTTTTCAGGGACGAATTTTTTGACGAGCCGGTGCTGGACGACTTCTTCATGCGCTACGAACGTTACCCGCTTGAACTGAAATCGCAGGATTTTCCGATAATAATATCGCCGCTCCCGGCCGAAGGCAGGCCCGCGTCGTTCTCGGGCGCCGTAGGCGACTACCAGTTCATATTTAACGCGAGCCCGACCAGGCTGAAGGCCGGCGACCCCATAACGCTGAAGATGGAGATAAACGGCACGGGCAACTTCAACACGGTGCTCATGCCGGCGCTCTCCGGTACCGACGGGTTCAAGGTTTACGAGCCGCAGGTCAGGACGGGTGACAGGCAGAAGGTATTCACCCAGGTGCTGATCCCGGAGAGCGATAACGTGAAGGCGACCCCGAAAGCCGTCTTCTCTTACTTCGACACGGCCACCCGCGCGTATAAGACGATCTCGCAGGGGCCGATCCCGCTGACCGTAGAAAGACCTAAAGAGGAGACGCCGGCGCAGGTGGTGGGGCCGAGAGAGACAGGGGAGAGCAAAAGGGACCCCTCCTTACCGCAGGAAGAGGCGAAGAGGGATATCATCTATATAAAGGACTCGCTTGGCCGCGTGGCGGCCACAGGCGGCAGCGTCCACAGAAAAAAGTACCTGATCGCCATACCGCCCGTGTCGCTCCTCTTTTTGCTCGCATTTTACCTCTTCTCCGCGCGCAGATATCGCCTCGAGCGGGATATAGGATATGTCAGGCGAACCGCCGCATACAAGGCTACGCGCAGGCACTTCAGGGAATTGAGGAAACATCTAAGGGCAAATGACCCGAAGAAGTTCTATGAGACGCTCTTCATCCTGCTCCAGGACTACTTCGGCGGCCGTCTGAACATGCCTTCGGCGGGCATAACGCTCAATACCATCGAGCCGTTACTCGAGGCCTACGAGCCGGATCCGGCCACAAGGGTCAAGATAAAGGCCCTTTTCGAAATATGCGACGAGGCCAGGTTTGCCTTCGCCAAGCCGGATGATCTCAGGATGAGGGGCGATATGCGCGATGCCGAAAATATAATACGATATCTTGAAAGGACCAAAGGATGA
- the tuf gene encoding elongation factor Tu yields MAKETFVRSKPHVNIGTIGHIDHGKTTLTAAILATLAKKGHATVKAYADIAKGGTVRDETKTVTIAVAHVEYETEKRHYAHIDCPGHADYIKNMITGAAQMDGAILVVSAVDGPMPQTREHILLARQVNVPSIVVYLNKVDLVEDKELIDLVELEVRDLLTKYKFPGDKTPIIKGSALKAMTSPDNAEATKSIFELMDACDTFIPTPVRDIDKPFLMPIEDVFSITGRGTVGTGRVERGQIKVGEEIEIVGIKATKKSVVTGVEMFRKLLESGQAGDNVGVLLRGVEKTDLERGQVLAKPGSITPHTKFKAEVYILSKEEGGRHTPFFKGYRPQFYFRTTDVTGVVELPQGVEMVMPGDNVNIEITLITPIALEKELRFAVREGGHTVGAGVVTQVIE; encoded by the coding sequence ATGGCAAAGGAAACGTTTGTCAGGTCAAAACCTCACGTGAATATCGGTACCATCGGCCACATCGACCACGGTAAGACGACGCTTACGGCCGCGATACTGGCGACGCTTGCAAAGAAGGGGCACGCCACGGTGAAGGCCTATGCCGATATAGCAAAGGGCGGCACCGTAAGGGACGAGACGAAGACCGTCACCATAGCCGTAGCGCACGTGGAGTACGAGACCGAGAAACGCCACTATGCCCATATCGACTGCCCGGGACACGCCGACTATATCAAGAACATGATCACCGGCGCCGCCCAGATGGACGGAGCGATACTCGTCGTCTCCGCAGTGGACGGCCCGATGCCGCAGACCAGGGAACACATCCTCCTGGCCCGCCAGGTCAACGTACCGTCGATAGTCGTATACCTCAATAAAGTAGACCTCGTAGAAGACAAAGAACTGATAGACCTCGTAGAACTCGAAGTAAGAGACCTCCTCACAAAGTATAAATTCCCCGGCGACAAGACGCCGATAATAAAAGGAAGCGCCCTCAAGGCGATGACCTCGCCGGATAACGCCGAGGCCACCAAGTCGATATTCGAGCTTATGGACGCCTGCGACACCTTCATACCCACGCCCGTAAGGGATATAGACAAGCCGTTCCTGATGCCCATAGAGGACGTATTCTCGATCACCGGGCGCGGCACGGTAGGCACCGGGAGGGTCGAGCGCGGACAGATAAAGGTTGGCGAAGAGATAGAGATAGTCGGGATAAAGGCGACCAAGAAGAGCGTCGTCACGGGGGTCGAGATGTTCAGGAAGCTCCTGGAGTCCGGCCAGGCCGGCGATAACGTCGGGGTCCTCCTCAGGGGCGTCGAAAAGACGGACCTGGAGCGCGGGCAGGTGCTCGCTAAACCCGGTTCCATAACCCCGCACACCAAGTTCAAGGCAGAGGTATATATACTAAGTAAAGAGGAAGGCGGCAGGCATACGCCGTTCTTCAAAGGATACAGGCCCCAGTTCTACTTCAGGACCACGGATGTGACCGGGGTCGTTGAGCTGCCCCAGGGGGTAGAGATGGTGATGCCCGGAGATAACGTGAATATAGAGATAACCCTAATCACGCCGATAGCGCTCGAGAAGGAACTGAGGTTCGCCGTAAGAGAAGGCGGACACACGGTAGGCGCGGGAGTCGTGACACAGGTCATTGAGTGA
- a CDS encoding SH3 domain-containing protein: MRRYTLLIAAFLFIGPAAIAADGGKEDPGRLFYAANVLYEKGEYSKAVEEYLKILDADIESGNLYYNIGNGFFKLGKIGYAILSYEKAKRFMPGDRDLKANLEYARSFVEDGSSEPRPERLLLRAVNGPFRSFNLRTLAIAAIALNVIFVILSVLNIMKPSFYRKTFIFYFAVAALFFAALASFVLRHYDEALTQHGIVVDKTAECMYEPVEKSTVYYKVYEGQDVIVLTTRNGWRRIRRSDGKVGWVKEAAVEEI, translated from the coding sequence ATGAGGCGATATACACTCCTTATAGCGGCCTTCCTCTTTATCGGGCCGGCCGCCATTGCCGCAGACGGAGGGAAAGAAGACCCCGGCAGGCTCTTCTATGCCGCGAATGTCCTGTATGAGAAGGGTGAATACTCAAAGGCGGTGGAAGAGTACCTGAAGATACTGGATGCGGATATCGAAAGCGGCAACCTCTACTATAATATAGGTAACGGCTTCTTTAAGCTCGGCAAGATAGGATATGCCATACTGAGCTACGAAAAGGCGAAGCGCTTCATGCCGGGAGACCGGGATCTTAAGGCGAACCTTGAGTACGCGAGATCTTTTGTGGAGGACGGTTCATCCGAGCCGCGGCCGGAGCGCCTCTTGCTCAGGGCGGTAAACGGGCCTTTCAGGTCTTTCAACCTGCGTACGCTGGCGATCGCGGCGATCGCATTGAATGTCATCTTCGTCATCCTCTCCGTATTGAATATAATGAAGCCGAGTTTTTACAGGAAGACGTTCATATTCTACTTTGCCGTAGCCGCGCTCTTTTTCGCGGCCCTCGCCTCATTCGTCCTGCGCCATTATGACGAGGCACTTACGCAGCACGGTATCGTGGTGGATAAGACCGCCGAGTGCATGTACGAGCCGGTGGAGAAGTCGACCGTATATTATAAGGTATATGAAGGGCAGGATGTCATCGTGTTGACCACGAGGAACGGCTGGAGGAGGATAAGACGATCTGACGGCAAGGTCGGATGGGTCAAAGAGGCCGCGGTGGAAGAGATCTGA
- a CDS encoding MoxR family ATPase has translation MNNDIQALNEKIKKESAFLRDLVQEIEKVIVGQRYLIDRLLVGLLANGHVLIEGVPGLAKTMSVKVLAQAINTKFQRIQFTPDLLPADLIGTLIYNPKDGNFTTKKGPIFTNIILADEINRAPAKVQSALLEAMQERQVTIGENTFKLEEPFLVLATQNPIEHEGTYPLPEAQVDRFMLKLEIGYPSKEEEHKIMKRMAVTDKKISVNGVISPHDILKARKTVDEVYIDEKIEKYIIDIVFATRTPKDYKLDELTGLIQYGASPRASIYLSVAAKAYAFLQGRGYVVPQDVKTIGMDILRHRVIASYEAEAEDKTSEDIIKRIFEEVRVP, from the coding sequence ATGAATAACGATATCCAGGCGCTGAACGAGAAGATAAAGAAGGAGAGCGCGTTCCTGCGCGACCTGGTCCAGGAGATAGAGAAGGTGATCGTGGGGCAGAGGTACCTGATAGACCGGCTGCTCGTAGGTCTCCTGGCGAACGGCCATGTCCTGATAGAGGGCGTGCCCGGGCTGGCCAAGACGATGTCGGTGAAGGTCCTGGCGCAGGCGATAAATACGAAGTTCCAGCGCATACAGTTCACGCCGGACCTTTTGCCCGCCGACCTCATCGGTACCCTGATCTATAACCCGAAGGACGGGAACTTTACCACCAAGAAGGGGCCGATCTTCACCAACATAATACTTGCCGATGAGATAAACCGCGCCCCGGCCAAGGTGCAGAGCGCCCTCCTGGAGGCGATGCAGGAGAGGCAGGTGACGATAGGTGAGAACACGTTCAAACTGGAGGAGCCGTTCCTCGTCCTCGCGACCCAGAACCCGATAGAGCACGAAGGGACATATCCGCTCCCGGAAGCGCAGGTCGACCGTTTCATGCTTAAGTTGGAGATCGGTTACCCGTCGAAAGAGGAGGAGCACAAGATAATGAAGCGCATGGCGGTCACCGATAAGAAGATATCCGTAAACGGCGTGATAAGCCCGCACGACATCCTCAAGGCCAGGAAGACCGTCGACGAGGTCTACATCGACGAAAAGATAGAGAAGTACATCATAGATATCGTCTTCGCTACTCGGACCCCGAAAGATTACAAGCTTGACGAGCTTACGGGCCTCATCCAGTACGGCGCATCGCCCCGGGCAAGCATATACCTGTCGGTAGCCGCGAAGGCGTACGCGTTCCTGCAGGGTCGCGGATATGTCGTGCCGCAGGATGTGAAGACGATAGGTATGGATATATTGCGTCACCGCGTGATAGCGAGCTACGAGGCCGAAGCGGAGGATAAGACGTCGGAGGACATCATCAAGAGGATATTCGAAGAGGTAAGAGTCCCGTAA
- a CDS encoding DUF4381 family protein, whose translation MKYRPFLIALMICCLAAPAVMAAQTNAPKVKAKVDRRSVFIGDIVTLNIEVAAGKSISVEFPKFADNKIGDFEIRDSGASRRVSFFRRPTYTGWYRIAAYNVGKFTLPALEVKYRENKTAAWSSAKTSEMTINVESVLKRERNADDIKEIKGPIGLREIPVAAIASAGLALAICLVSLWLYRRSRRRAVIKTPYQTALDELDGAKAGFSTTGDVKEYYAAVSGAVRRYIEAVFRLRAPEMTTEEFLVSLETSGSLSAPRKELLKDFLVACDFVKFAKHMPKETETDNLLTTARRFFDETRPLPAEKKGAG comes from the coding sequence ATGAAGTATCGACCGTTTTTGATAGCGCTTATGATATGCTGCCTCGCGGCACCGGCCGTGATGGCGGCGCAGACGAACGCGCCGAAGGTTAAGGCAAAAGTCGACCGGAGATCGGTCTTTATAGGCGATATAGTGACGCTCAATATCGAGGTTGCGGCCGGAAAGAGCATATCGGTTGAATTCCCGAAATTCGCCGATAACAAAATAGGCGATTTCGAGATAAGGGATTCAGGCGCGTCCCGCAGGGTCAGCTTCTTCCGCCGGCCCACATATACGGGTTGGTATCGCATAGCCGCATACAATGTCGGTAAGTTTACTCTTCCCGCCCTTGAGGTGAAGTACAGGGAGAATAAGACCGCCGCCTGGTCCTCCGCGAAGACCTCCGAGATGACGATAAATGTCGAGAGCGTCCTTAAGCGCGAACGGAATGCAGATGACATAAAAGAGATCAAGGGCCCGATAGGGTTACGCGAGATCCCGGTAGCCGCCATAGCATCGGCCGGCCTGGCCCTCGCGATATGTCTCGTCTCTCTCTGGCTGTACAGGAGATCGCGTAGAAGGGCCGTTATAAAGACGCCCTATCAGACGGCGCTCGATGAGCTTGACGGGGCGAAGGCAGGGTTCTCCACTACGGGTGACGTGAAAGAATATTACGCCGCCGTCTCAGGCGCGGTCAGGCGGTACATAGAGGCTGTATTCAGGTTGCGTGCCCCGGAGATGACTACGGAGGAGTTTCTCGTCTCCCTTGAGACCTCCGGATCGCTTTCCGCGCCCCGGAAAGAGCTTTTGAAGGATTTCCTGGTGGCGTGCGATTTCGTGAAGTTCGCCAAACATATGCCGAAGGAGACGGAGACAGATAACCTTTTGACCACAGCGCGCAGGTTCTTTGACGAGACGCGGCCTCTTCCGGCCGAAAAGAAAGGGGCCGGGTAG